The following proteins are encoded in a genomic region of Triticum dicoccoides isolate Atlit2015 ecotype Zavitan chromosome 1B, WEW_v2.0, whole genome shotgun sequence:
- the LOC119334917 gene encoding probable LRR receptor-like serine/threonine-protein kinase At3g47570 has translation MFPALNLLLLPHMLLLAMTSYSHALPFSNETDLDALLAFKAGLNRQSDALASWNKSTDLCQWRGIMCSHRHKRRVLELNLSSTGLFGYIAPSLGNLTYLRSLDLSYNLLHGEIPRAIGQLTQMSYLDLSNNSLQGEMPWTIGQLPRLTYLYLSNNSLQGEITHGLRNCTHLVSVKLDLNKLDREIPDWLGDLSSIDTNSIGKNSFTGTIPPSLGNLSSLRRLYLNENQLSGPIPESLGRLGKLEALALQVNHLSGNLPTMLFNISSLILVGLQMNQLHGTLPSNLGNGLPHIRYLILALNHFTGRIPASIGNATTIQSMDLSGNNITGVVPPEIGTLCPKYLMLNGNQLEATTVQDWGFITSLTNCTSLRWVTLQNNKFSGGFPRSIANLSGQLEALDIRYNGISGKIQIGIGNFPKLFKLGLSGNQLTGPIPDSIGRLNMLQFLTLENNQLSGMMPPSLGNLTQLQHLSVDNNMLEGPLPMNIGNLQRLVSATFSNNALSGPLPGEIFSLSSLSYVLDLSRNHFSSSLPSQVGGLTELTYLYIHENNLSGLLPDALSKCQSLMELRLDNNYFNGMIPLSVSRMRGLALLNLTKNRLTGGIPQELGLMSGLKELYLGRNNLSAQIPETLESMISLYRLDISFNLLDGQVPAHGVFTNLTGFTFYGNGKLCGGIQELHLPSCPSKAIGGGQRIPRVIRNAMIPSIIIIFVCFIVGLGFFSLKNKLRLPSVRATLVAPSLMGDMHPRVSYSNLFQATNGFTTDNLVGTGRYGCVYKGRMMLKRSVSTVAVKVFDLEQSGSTKSFEAECKALGKIRHRNLISVITCCSCFDFNQNDFKAIVLDFMPYGGLDKWLHPDIYPSNPVKILTLMQRLSIAFDVAAALDYLHNNCQPTIVHCDLKPSNILLGEDMVAHVGDFGLAKILIDPEGEQLIHSKSSVVGTIGYVAAEYGEGGQISTSGDVYSFGIVLLEMFTGKTPTHGMFTDGLTLLEYAKMAYPAQLMEIIDPLLLSVEKTQRDINSYMYSITRLALACCRKRPTDRLSIRDVVSEMNKIRACYAVEVTRKCSSE, from the exons ATGTTTCCTGCTCTAAATTTGCTTCTCTTGCCTCATATGCTCCTACTGGCAATGACTTCATATTCTCACGCACTGCCCTTCAGCAATGAGACTGATCTCGATGCCTTGCTAGCATTCAAGGCAGGTCTAAACCGGCAGTCAGATGCACTGGCCTCATGGAACAAAAGCACTGACTTGTGCCAGTGGCGTGGTATCATGTGCAGTCACAGGCATAAGCGAAGGGTATTAGAACTGAATCTCTCCTCGACTGGGCTTTTTGGGTACATAGCTCCTTCCCTCGGGAACCTCACATACCTGAGAAGTTTAGACCTCAGCTACAATCTGCTACACGGCGAAATCCCACGGGCGATTGGCCAGTTGACGCAAATGTCATATCTTGACTTGTCAAATAATTCACTCCAAGGTGAAATGCCTTGGACAATTGGGCAGTTACCACGGTTAACTTACCTATATCtatcaaacaattcacttcaagggGAGATTACACATGGCCTGCGGAACTGTACTCACCTTGTAAGTGTCAAACTTGACCTGAACAAACTTGATCGAGAAATCCCTGATTGGCTTGGTGACTTGTCAAGTATAGATACCAATTCAATAGGGAAGAACAGCTTCACTGGGACCATCCCACCATCACTTGGGAACCTCTCATCGCTGCGGAGATTATACCTCAATGAAAACCAGCTGAGTGGTCCAATCCCTGAGAGCCTTGGCAGGCTTGGTAAGCTTGAGGCTCTAGCACTGCAAGTAAACCACCTATCAGGAAACCTTCCAACAATGCTCTTCAACATTTCATCCCTCATCCTCGTTGGTCTCCAAATGAACCAACTGCATGGCACACTGCCCTCCAATTTGGGCAATGGCCTGCCACACATCCGATACCTTATCCTTGCTCTGAACCATTTCACGGGAAGAATTCCAGCTTCAATTGGAAATGCAACTACAATCCAATCTATGGACCTCTCTGGTAACAACATCACTGGAGTCGTGCCTCCAGAGATTGGAACACTCTGCCCAAAATACCTGATGCTTAATGGAAACCAGCTGGAGGCAACCACTGTTCAAGACTGGGGGTTCATCACTTCCCTGACAAATTGCACAAGCCTTCGTTGGGTCACATTGCAAAACAACAAGTTTAGTGGTGGGTTTCCGCGCTCTATTGCAAACCTGTCAGGGCAACTTGAAGCCCTAGACATCAGATACAATGGGATATCAGGCAAGATACAAATTGGCATTGGCAACTTTCCCAAACTATTCAAGCTAGGGCTATCTGGCAATCAGTTAACCGGCCCCATACCAGACAGCATAGGAAGACTGAACATGCTCCAGTTCTTGACACTAGAGAATAATCAACTCTCCGGGATGATGCCGCCCTCGCTCGGGAACTTAACACAATTGCAGCACCTTTCAGTAGATAACAATATGTTGGAGGGACCTCTTCCAATGAACATTGGAAATTTACAACGACTTGTCAGCGCAACCTTTTCGAACAATGCGCTTTCAGGTCCATTACCGGGAGAGATCTTTAGCCTGTCATCCTTGTCATACGTTCTGGACTTGTCTAGGAATCATTTTAGTAGTTCCCTTCCATCCCAGGTTGGTGGTCTTACAGAGCTCACATACTTGTACATCCATGAGAACAACTTGTCTGGGCTGCTGCCAGATGCTCTCAGCAAATGCCAGAGCTTGATGGAGCTCCGTTTGGATAATAACTACTTCAACGGTATGATTCCTTTGTCTGTAAGCAGAATGCGAGGCTTGGCACTGCTGAATTTGACCAAAAACAGGCTCACAGGAGGAATCCCTCAAGAGTTAGGACTCATGAGTGGCCTGAAAGAACTGTATCTTGGACGGAACAATTTGTCTGCACAGATCCCAGAGACCTTGGAAAGCATGATATCACTCTAccgactcgacatatccttcaaccTTCTTGATGGGCAAGTCCCAGCACATGGTGTGTTCACCAATTTGACTGGGTTCACTTTTTATGGGAATGGTAAGCTTTGTGGTGGCATTCAAGAGTTGCATTTGCCTTCATGTCCATCCAAAGCAATTGGGGGCGGTCAAAGGATACCCCGAGTCATTCGAAATGCAATGATCCCGAGCATTATAATCATCTTTGTGTGCTTTATAGTGGGACTAGGTTTCTTCTCACTGAAAAATAAATTAAGACTGCCATCTGTAAGAGCAACTTTGGTAGCTCCTTCCTTGATGGGCGACATGCATCCTCGAGTTTCTTATTCCAACTTGTTCCAAGCAACAAATGGCTTCACAACTGACAATTTGGTTGGTACTGGACGATATGGATGTGTTTATAAGGGGAGGATGATGCTCAAGAGGTCAGTAAGTACTGTGGCTGTGAAGGTTTTTGACCTTGAACAATCTGGTTCCACAAAAAGTTTTGAGGCAGAGTGTAAGGCACTTGGCAAAATTCGCCACCGTAACTTAATTAGTGTTATAACTTGCTGCTCTTGCTTTGACTTTAACCAGAATGACTTCAAAGCCATTGTTCTCGATTTCATGCCTTATGGGGGTCTTGATAAGTGGTTACATCCAGACATATATCCATCCAATCCAGTCAAAATTCTAACATTAATGCAGAGACTGAGTATTGCTTTTGATGTTGCCGCCGCTCTAGACTATCTGCACAACAACTGCCAGCCAACAATAGTTCACTGCGACTTGAAGCCCAGCAATATTCTTCTTGGAGAGGATATGGTTGCTCATGTTGGGGACTTTGGCCTTGCAAAGATACTCATAGATCCAGAAGGGGAGCAATTGATCCATTCAAAGAGTTCCGTAGTGGGAACAATTGGATATGTGGCTGCAG AATACGGTGAAGGTGGTCAAATATCTACAAGTGGGGATGTGTATAGCTTCGGTATTGTCCTCCTTGAGATGTTTACAGGGAAGACGCCTACACATGGTATGTTTACAGATGGATTGACCTTGCTCGAGTACGCAAAGATGGCATATCCAGCACAACTGATGGAGATTATTGATCCCCTTCTGCTATCAGTTGAGAAGACACAGCGAGATATTAATAGTTACATGTACTCTATCACAAGACTTGCCCTAGCATGCTGCAGAAAAAGACCAACTGACAGGCTGTCCATAAGAGATGTCGTTTCTGAGATGAACAAGATAAGGGCTTGCTATGCTGTAGAAGTAACTAGGAAATGTAGTTCAGAGTGA